Proteins encoded within one genomic window of Agelaius phoeniceus isolate bAgePho1 chromosome 9, bAgePho1.hap1, whole genome shotgun sequence:
- the LOC129122976 gene encoding lipase member M-like has protein sequence MKRAMDPEAFMSINELITYKGYPSEEYEVMTEDGYTITINRIPYGTQNQGSPASRPVVFLQHGLLGDARNWVTNLPNNSLGFLLADAGFDVWMGNSRGNRWSRKHQKYSIDQDEFWAFSFDEMAKFDLPAAINFILEKTGQEKLYYIGYSQGTTIAFIAFSTMPELAQKIKLFFALAPVTAIKYAKGPATKLLYLPEKMLRGMLGNREFLPQTECLTKIIAPVCSYQAFARLCRSVFFNLGGCNLKNIDVNRINVYIAQTSAGTSVQNIVHWSQEARSGKFQAYDWGSSKKNMEKYQQTIPPLYNIEEMTVPTAVWTGGRDLLADPKDAAILLSKIKKLSYHKKIPEWAHLDFIWGLDAPLHVYNEIIDLMQKYP, from the exons ATGAAGAGAGCTATGGATCCTGAAGCCTTTATGAGTATT AATGAGCTCATTACTTACAAAGGGTACCCCAGTGAGGAGTATGAAGTGATGACAGAAGATGGTTATACCATTACCATTAACAGAATCCCTTATGGTACTCAGAATCAAGGAAGCCCAG cttcaAGACCTGTTGTGTTTCTCCAGCATGGATTATTGGGAGATGCTCGTAACTGGGTCACAAACCTGCCCAACAACAGCTTGGGCTTCCTGCTAGCTGATGCTGGATTTGATGTTTGGATGGGAAATAGCAGAGGGAATCGCTGGTCAAGAAAACACCAGAAGTATTCCATTGATCAAGATGAATTCTGGGCTTTCAG TTTTGATGAGATGGCAAAGTTTGATCTTCCAGCAGCAATAAATTTCATTTTGGAGAAAACGGGACAGGAAAAGTTGTACTATATTGGCTATTCACAAGGTACTACCATTG ctttcatTGCGTTTTCAACCATGCCAGAGCTGGCTCAAAAAATCAAACTCTTCTTTGCATTGGCACCTGTCACTGCTATTAAGTACGCTAAAGGCCCAGCAACAAAACTCCTCTACCTTCCTGAGAAAATGCTCAGG GGTATGCTTGGCAACAGAGAATTCCTTCCCCAGACTGAGTGTCTAACAAAGATAATAGCCCCTGTCTGCAGCTACCAAGCTTTTGCCAGGCTTTGTAGAAGTGTCTTCTTCAATCTGGGTGGCTGTAACCTGAAAAACATTGATGTG AACCGAATCAACGTGTATATTGCCCAAACCTCTGCTGGAACTTCTGTGCAGAACATAGTCCACTGGAGTCAG GAGGCCCGCTCGGGGAAGTTCCAAGCTTATGACTGGGGCAGTTCAAAGAAGAACATGGAAAAATACCAACAG ACTATTCCTCCTCTCTACAACATAGAAGAGATGACTGTACCAACTGCAGTATGGACTGGGGGACGAGACCTGCTCGCAGATCCCAAGGATGCAGCCATTTTATTGTCCAAAATCAAGAAGCTTAGCTATCACAAGAAGATTCCTGAATGGGCACACCTGGATTTCATCTGGGGATTGGATGCACCTTTACATGTGTACAATGAAATTATTGACCTGATGCAGAAATATCCTTAA